The nucleotide window TGTCGACCGGAAGGTTGAATGTGTACTTCAACAGGAGTTCTCCCATGTGTGCGGCCATTCGGACACACTCGACTGTGTCGCTGAGCCGACTGATGGAGAAGTCATCCTCGTACGGGAACAGTCTGTGGTAGACACTGAATTCGGTGATCCCACTCCCCTCTCGGACAGCGCCGACAGAGTGCTTCAGTCCCGCTCTGGTGAACACTGCAGTCAACTGCAGGATAAGGTTGCGACGACTCTCGTGTGGTAGCGCGTCCAACACCTCGACGGCAGCAGCGAATCGACGCTGTCTCGAGTCGTCGAACCTCTCTACCCCTGGAACGACAGACTGAACGGGGTGTGAGTCGTCGACTGTCGGCGGTGCGTACTCGTCGATGTCCGTCTCGGAGAGACTCTCTGCAACGTCCCTCCAGAGACGGTACGTCGCTTGAAGACGGAAGAAACGTTCCCCCTCCGTTGCGACGACGGTGTAGTCGGGACCCACGGGCTCTTCAACGTGTACCAGCCGTTGCCGTGGTTTGTCGTCGCTACTCTCCAGGTCGTACGGTTCGACCTCCCCAGCAAAGTCTGATAGAAAACCAACGACGGTGTCGGTAGCCTCCTCGAACGTCTCGCCGTCGGTCATCGATCAGGTCTCGACAGCGACTGTCGCCTCTGGGTGACTCTTGGCCAGCCGCTGAGCTTCGGCCACCTTCTCGTCGTTCGCCAGCGACTGCCACTCGGGACGGTCCTCCTGCTTGTGCACGTCCTCGTTGTGAAGACGGCGTGTGTACTCCAGGAGCCCCGTCTGTGCCTGCCGGAGACCCTGGACGACCGAGTCCTCTAAGTCGATCCGGTACTCCTTCGGGCGGCCGTCGGACACTTCGACGACACCGAGGTCCTCGAACACCTCGATGTTGCGGCTCACTGTACTCTGATTTACACCCGCACGCTCAGCCAGTTCAGTCTGATCCAGCGCGACGTACGAGTCTCTCATCAGCACGTCCAGCATCTTGACGCGCGCTTTGGTCTCCAGCAGGCGCACGAACGCGGAACTCTCCGCGACACTACTGGGACTCGACTGCACGACTGGATCTGTCATCACACTCTCCTCTAATGCATCACTGCATAAAGCTATTTTGGAGGCTTGCCGAGCTGTTCACAGCGGCTCTCACTCACACTGTCACTCTCTGAGCCACGGTGACACTATCTCACTGTCACTTCCTCAGCCGCGGCGACACCAGCGTCTCGGTCGTCCCGTGGCCGTCGCCGAAGTCGTACTCGAAGCGGACGGGACACTCCTCGCCCAGCCGGATGTCGACAGTCGCGTCGTTCGGGACGACCCGGCTCACGTCCGCGAGGTAGTTCAGCGAGAACAACGAGTCGGCGACGCCCGGCGCCAGCGACGGGAGGTCGTCCGGGCCGTAGCGGAGCCGAACCTCGTCCGTGTCCCCCTCGGCGTCGACGGTGAACGCGGGCTCGTCGGGGTCGACGCCGAGACGGACGTAGTCACCGATCAGGTCGACCGCCCGGACGAGCCGGTCCAGTTCGGACGCGGGGAGCGAACAGCCGGCGTCGTACGGGAACGACAGCTCCTCGCGGGCGGGCGGCTCCTGAACGCGCTCGGGGTCGATCACGGCGACGGTGTACGACAGCCCGGGCAGTCGCACGTCTAAGCTCAGCGTCTCGGGGTCGAGCGCGAGCGTCACCGGGCCGTCGTCGGCGACGGACACGAGCTCGGCGAGCCGGTCGGCGTCGACGCCGACGGTCGTCCCGTCGCCGGCGTACGACACACAGCCGTCGGCGTCCAACTCCACGGTCGTGAGCGCGACCCGTGCGGGGTCCGTGGCGACGACCCGGAGCCCGTCCGGCTCGAAGTGGAGTCGACACTCCTCGACGACCGCCGACACCACGTCGAGGAGCCGCGTCAGTCGGTCGACCGCGACGGTCACCGCGACCCCGTTCGACGCTGTCTCGCTCGTGGGACCGTCTGTTGCTGCCTCGTCCGTGGGTTCGTTCGACACCGTCTCACTCCCCGCCGTCGCCTCGCTCTCCGTAACCGTCTCGTGGTCTGGCACGACTCCTCGTCGGACCGGAAGCGACTTGAGTCCTGTCGTAACTCAACTGGTAGATAATCCGAAACAGATTACAAAGATAGAAGTAGTGTGACAATCATAACCCAAAACAGATTATGACTGGCGACGAGACGGAGACGCGCGACCGTGGATTCTTGACGCCCGCAGACAGGGAGTACCTCCGAGGGGAACGGGAGCCGGGCAGCGTCCAGTCGGAGCGCAACACCCGTGCCAGGGTGCGCGACCGGACCCACGAGGCGCTGTACGACTTCCCCGTCGTGATCGAGCAGCTAGAACAGCGTGACCGGGAGATACTCTGTGAACGGCTGGACGGGGAGGGGGCCGCGGCGTTCGACGCACTGACGGCGGCCGTCGCCTTCCTCCACCGGGTCGTCGACGGGACGGAGCTGTCGTTCGAGACGGTGCTCGCGGAGGGGATCAACGTCGCCGCGGCGGCCGACGACCGCGCTGCCACTGTCGAATTGGACGTGACGTACACGGCGCTGACGGCCGAGACGATCCGCCAGAAGGCACGACGGGGGGAGTCGTTGTCGCTGACCGAGGTGGCGTTCGCGGACGAGAGCGACGAGGTCGACCTGGCGACCGTCCTGGAGGCCGACGAGGAGCCGACGGTGGACGACGGCCGGATCCAGGCCCGAGTGACGGACTTCTGATCGGCGCCGGAGCCGACCCGAAGTGGTATAAATACTGTGTGTGACGGGTTCACAGTGGGCGCGAGACGGTGACGGGAGCCGGTTCTCCGGCCGGTAGCGAAAGGTATTTATAGAACTGTGGACAATCATAGAGCGAACATGGCACAACGCATGGGTAACCAGCCGATGATCGTGCTCTCGGAGGAGAGTCAGCGTACCTCCGGAGAGGACGCGCAGTCGATGAACATCACCGCCGGCAAGGCAGTCGCCGAGTCCGTACGGACCACACTCGGTCCGAAGGGGATGGACAAGATGCTCGTCTCCGACTCCGGCGACGTGGTCGTGACGAACGACGGTGTCACGATCCTCAAGGAGATGGACATCGACCACCCGGCAGCGAACATGATCGTCGAAGTCTCCGAGACCCAGGAGGACGAGGTCGGAGACGGAACGACGACGGCCGTCGTCGTCGCCGGCGAACTGCTGGAGCAGGCCGAGGAACTGCTCGACTCGGACGTCCACGCGACGACCATCGCGCAGGGGTACCGACAGGCCGCCGAGCGCGCGAAGGAGATCGTCACGGAGGAGGCGATCGATGTCTCCGCCGAGGACCGTGAGACGCTCGAGCAGATCGCCTCGACGGCGATGACCGGGAAGGGCGCAGAGTCCGCCCGGGACACGCTCGCCGAGCTCGTCGTGGACGCCGTCTTGGCCGTCCGCGACGACGAGGGGATCGACACGGACAACGTCTCCGTCGAGACGGTCGTCGGCGGCTCCATCGGCAACTCCGAGCTGATCGAGGGTGCCATCGTCGACAAGGAACGCGTCGACGAGAACATGCCGTACGCGGTCGAGGACGCCGACGTGGCGCTGTTCGACGGCGCACTCGAGGTGAAGGAGACGGAGATCGACGCCGAAGTCAACGTCACGGATCCGGACCAGCTCCAGCAGTTCCTCGACCAGGAGGAAGAACAGCTGCGCGAGATGGTCGACGACCTCGTCGACGTCGGCGCCGACGTGGTGTTCGTCGGTGACGGCATCGACGACATGGCCCAGCACTACCTCGCACAGGAGGGCATCCTCGCCGTCCGGCGTGCGAAAGACTCCGACCTCCGTTCGTTGGCCCGCGCCACGGACGGACGCGTCGTCTCGAACCTCGACGACCTGAGCGAGGACGACCTCGGCTTCGCCGGCTCCGTCGCCCAGAAGGACATCGGCGGCGACGAGCGCATCTTCGTCGAGGACGTCGAGGAGGCCAAGTCCGTGACGATGGTGCTGCGCGGCGGCACGGAGCACGTCGTCGACGAAGTCGAGCGTGCGGTCGAAGACTCCCTGGGTGTCGTCCGGACGACCCTGGAGGACGGCCACGTCGTCCCCGGCGGCGGTGC belongs to Halobaculum sp. MBLA0143 and includes:
- a CDS encoding winged helix-turn-helix domain-containing protein, translating into MTDPVVQSSPSSVAESSAFVRLLETKARVKMLDVLMRDSYVALDQTELAERAGVNQSTVSRNIEVFEDLGVVEVSDGRPKEYRIDLEDSVVQGLRQAQTGLLEYTRRLHNEDVHKQEDRPEWQSLANDEKVAEAQRLAKSHPEATVAVET
- a CDS encoding DNA polymerase sliding clamp (Sliding clamp subunit. Responsible for tethering the catalytic subunit of DNA polymerase to DNA during high-speed replication. Proliferating cell nuclear antigen homolog.) — its product is MPDHETVTESEATAGSETVSNEPTDEAATDGPTSETASNGVAVTVAVDRLTRLLDVVSAVVEECRLHFEPDGLRVVATDPARVALTTVELDADGCVSYAGDGTTVGVDADRLAELVSVADDGPVTLALDPETLSLDVRLPGLSYTVAVIDPERVQEPPAREELSFPYDAGCSLPASELDRLVRAVDLIGDYVRLGVDPDEPAFTVDAEGDTDEVRLRYGPDDLPSLAPGVADSLFSLNYLADVSRVVPNDATVDIRLGEECPVRFEYDFGDGHGTTETLVSPRLRK
- the thsA gene encoding thermosome subunit alpha — encoded protein: MIVLSEESQRTSGEDAQSMNITAGKAVAESVRTTLGPKGMDKMLVSDSGDVVVTNDGVTILKEMDIDHPAANMIVEVSETQEDEVGDGTTTAVVVAGELLEQAEELLDSDVHATTIAQGYRQAAERAKEIVTEEAIDVSAEDRETLEQIASTAMTGKGAESARDTLAELVVDAVLAVRDDEGIDTDNVSVETVVGGSIGNSELIEGAIVDKERVDENMPYAVEDADVALFDGALEVKETEIDAEVNVTDPDQLQQFLDQEEEQLREMVDDLVDVGADVVFVGDGIDDMAQHYLAQEGILAVRRAKDSDLRSLARATDGRVVSNLDDLSEDDLGFAGSVAQKDIGGDERIFVEDVEEAKSVTMVLRGGTEHVVDEVERAVEDSLGVVRTTLEDGHVVPGGGAPETELALQLRDFADSVGGREQLAVEAFADALEVIPRTLAENAGLDPIDSLVDLRARHDGGEFGAGLDAYTGEVVGMNDDGVVEPLRVKTQAIESATEAATMILRIDDVIAAGDMKGGGTGDDDDPAGGPGGAGGMGGGMGGMGGMGGMGGAM